The following are from one region of the Natronosporangium hydrolyticum genome:
- a CDS encoding SDR family oxidoreductase: protein MPGPLAGQVALVAGATRGAGRGIAVELGAAGATVYVTGRTTRRRRSEYDRPETIEETAELVTAAGGRGIAAPTDHLDPSQVRDLIERIAAEQGRLQLLVNDVWGGELLFEWGSPVWEHNLDNGLRLLRLAIDTHAITSHYALPLLLRTPGGLVVEMTDGTAEYNQRNYRVSFFYDLAKTAVLRMAYGLSQELGPRGATAVALTPGWLRSEIMLEHFGVTEDTWRDALTAEPHFAISETPRYVGRAVSALAADPDRSRYNGASLSSGELARAYGFTDLDGGQPDCWRYLVEVQDAGKPANVAGYR from the coding sequence ATGCCAGGCCCGCTCGCCGGCCAGGTCGCGCTGGTCGCCGGCGCCACCCGCGGCGCGGGCCGCGGCATCGCCGTCGAGCTCGGGGCCGCCGGAGCCACCGTCTACGTCACCGGCCGCACCACCCGCCGGCGCCGCTCCGAGTACGACCGTCCGGAAACCATCGAAGAGACCGCCGAACTGGTCACCGCAGCAGGCGGACGGGGCATCGCCGCCCCCACCGACCACCTCGACCCCTCCCAGGTACGCGACCTGATCGAACGCATCGCCGCCGAGCAGGGCCGGCTCCAGCTGCTGGTCAACGACGTGTGGGGCGGCGAGCTGCTGTTCGAATGGGGCAGCCCGGTGTGGGAACACAACCTCGACAACGGGCTGCGGCTACTCCGGCTGGCCATCGACACCCACGCCATCACCAGCCACTACGCCCTGCCGTTGCTGCTGCGTACCCCCGGCGGGCTGGTAGTCGAAATGACCGACGGCACCGCCGAATACAACCAGCGCAACTACCGGGTCTCGTTCTTCTACGACCTGGCCAAGACCGCCGTCCTACGGATGGCCTACGGCCTGAGCCAGGAACTCGGCCCCCGCGGCGCCACCGCCGTCGCCCTCACCCCCGGCTGGCTGCGGTCGGAGATCATGCTGGAACACTTCGGCGTCACCGAAGACACCTGGCGCGACGCCCTCACCGCCGAACCCCACTTCGCCATCTCCGAAACGCCTCGCTACGTCGGCCGGGCCGTGTCAGCGCTCGCCGCCGACCCCGACCGGTCCCGCTACAACGGTGCCTCCCTGTCCAGCGGCGAACTGGCCCGGGCGTACGGGTTCACCGACCTCGACGGCGGTCAACCCGACTGCTGGCGCTACCTGGTGGAGGTTCAGGACGCCGGCAAGCCCGCCAACGTGGCCGGCTACCGCTGA
- a CDS encoding GNAT family N-acetyltransferase, giving the protein MTHPTSPAAESRSPAPLLREFHERFDLHRQDRPGHPSPQVAELRQRLIEEEVAELAEAVRLAADGAGLDRVAHELADVVYVAYGTALSYGIDLDAVLAEVHRSNLSKLGQDGRPVRRPDGKVLRGEQYEPPRVAAVLADRSATGERAAGTAEPASPASADYVVVRQAEAADTAGLAELRRAWAAEQGAHETEPGFANRFAGWWHAETSHRVTWVAQSDAALVGMVNLAIFDRMPTPGRQAVRWGYLANAFVLPEHRNRGIGHRLLDAVLAYADGEGLVRVVLNPSPRSVPLYLRAGFSSAHQLMVRRPPAEPTRPAGGQR; this is encoded by the coding sequence GTGACGCACCCTACGAGTCCGGCCGCCGAATCCCGGTCACCAGCACCGCTGCTGCGCGAGTTCCACGAGCGCTTCGACCTCCACCGCCAGGACCGACCCGGGCACCCTTCTCCACAGGTGGCAGAGCTCCGGCAGCGACTGATCGAAGAGGAGGTCGCGGAGTTGGCCGAGGCGGTCAGGCTGGCCGCCGACGGTGCCGGGCTTGACCGGGTGGCCCATGAGCTGGCCGATGTGGTCTATGTCGCGTATGGCACGGCGTTGTCGTACGGCATCGACCTCGACGCGGTGCTGGCCGAGGTGCACCGGTCCAACCTGAGCAAGCTCGGCCAGGATGGGCGGCCGGTACGCCGCCCGGATGGCAAGGTGCTGCGAGGCGAGCAGTATGAGCCGCCGCGGGTGGCGGCCGTCCTCGCCGACCGGAGCGCGACTGGCGAGCGGGCGGCCGGTACCGCTGAGCCGGCGTCGCCCGCATCCGCTGATTACGTAGTGGTCCGGCAGGCGGAGGCGGCTGATACAGCCGGACTGGCCGAACTGCGACGGGCATGGGCCGCCGAGCAGGGGGCGCATGAGACTGAGCCCGGCTTTGCGAACCGCTTCGCTGGTTGGTGGCACGCCGAGACCTCGCACCGGGTCACCTGGGTCGCCCAGTCGGATGCCGCACTGGTGGGGATGGTCAATCTGGCCATCTTCGACCGGATGCCCACGCCCGGCCGCCAGGCTGTGCGCTGGGGTTACCTGGCAAACGCGTTCGTGTTGCCGGAGCACCGGAACCGCGGGATCGGGCATCGGCTACTAGACGCGGTGCTCGCGTACGCCGACGGCGAAGGGCTGGTGCGGGTGGTGCTCAATCCGTCGCCGCGCTCGGTGCCGCTCTATCTGCGCGCGGGATTCTCGTCGGCGCACCAGCTCATGGTGCGTCGGCCGCCAGCGGAGCCGACTAGACCCGCCGGCGGTCAGCGGTAG
- a CDS encoding class I SAM-dependent methyltransferase, which produces MPNAPVYDAHADWYEQYITGPAATFSCRVRRLLADLLGDGSGEVCLDVCCGTGAHAACLRDLGWQPVGVDLSAGQLRHARNRLPVALADAAHLPVAAGRLPAAVAVLCHTDLPDYSTVVTEVAGALRPGGRFVHIGVHPCFVGAFADWHDPAQVVIDNGYADPSYRFDSWTPHGVRARVGAWHTPLPDLLNAVTAAGLRLHRLVEDAPRGVPDLLGYVATRPAEHG; this is translated from the coding sequence ATGCCGAACGCGCCCGTTTACGACGCCCACGCCGACTGGTACGAGCAGTACATCACCGGGCCCGCCGCCACGTTCAGCTGCCGGGTGCGCCGGCTGCTCGCTGACCTGTTGGGCGACGGGAGCGGCGAGGTGTGCCTGGACGTGTGCTGCGGCACCGGCGCACACGCCGCCTGCCTGCGCGACCTCGGCTGGCAGCCGGTCGGCGTGGACCTGTCGGCCGGCCAGTTGCGTCATGCCCGCAACCGTCTGCCGGTGGCACTCGCCGACGCGGCCCACCTGCCGGTGGCCGCCGGCAGGCTACCGGCGGCGGTGGCGGTGCTCTGCCACACCGACCTGCCCGACTACTCGACGGTGGTGACCGAGGTCGCGGGGGCGCTGAGACCCGGTGGCCGCTTCGTCCATATCGGTGTTCACCCGTGCTTCGTCGGAGCCTTCGCCGACTGGCATGACCCAGCTCAGGTTGTGATCGACAACGGGTACGCCGACCCGTCGTACCGGTTCGACTCCTGGACCCCGCACGGCGTACGGGCCCGCGTGGGGGCTTGGCACACGCCGCTGCCGGACCTGCTCAACGCCGTTACCGCCGCCGGGCTACGGCTGCACCGGCTGGTCGAAGATGCCCCTCGGGGGGTACCCGATCTGCTGGGCTACGTCGCCACCCGTCCTGCTGAGCACGGCTAG
- the surE gene encoding 5'/3'-nucleotidase SurE yields MGRGIGAAMVRVLVTNDDGIDAPGLHHLARFAAEAGYEVTVAAPDRDASGTSASIAYPMPEGQLELVRRQLPGLAEVPAYAIAGSPALITLVAVRGAFGDPPDLVLSGVNRGSNTGHAILHSGTVGAALTAAANGCPAVALSLRLGFTDVGSDPVPLHWAAATHYLPVLLPALRAAPAPVVFNVNAPSLSPERLPGLRQAKLAAFGAVQTTVETGDGFVRLALESVAGGGGEPGTDTDWLARGYATVSAVTPIFETPDIHLPDH; encoded by the coding sequence TTGGGGAGGGGGATCGGGGCGGCGATGGTGCGGGTGTTGGTGACCAACGACGACGGGATCGACGCTCCGGGGCTGCACCATCTGGCGCGGTTCGCGGCGGAGGCCGGCTATGAGGTGACGGTGGCCGCACCTGACCGGGACGCGTCGGGTACGTCGGCGTCGATCGCGTATCCGATGCCGGAGGGGCAGCTTGAGCTGGTGCGGCGGCAGTTGCCGGGGCTGGCTGAGGTGCCCGCGTACGCGATCGCTGGTTCGCCGGCGTTGATTACGTTGGTGGCGGTGCGGGGTGCGTTCGGTGATCCGCCTGACCTGGTTTTGTCGGGGGTGAACCGGGGGTCGAACACGGGCCACGCGATTCTGCATTCGGGGACGGTGGGGGCGGCGTTGACGGCGGCGGCCAACGGGTGTCCGGCGGTGGCGTTGTCGCTGCGGTTGGGCTTCACCGATGTGGGGTCGGATCCGGTGCCGCTGCATTGGGCGGCGGCGACGCATTATCTGCCGGTGTTGTTGCCGGCGTTGCGGGCGGCGCCGGCGCCGGTCGTGTTCAACGTCAACGCGCCGAGTTTGTCGCCGGAGCGGTTGCCGGGGTTGCGGCAGGCGAAGTTGGCGGCGTTCGGCGCGGTGCAGACTACTGTGGAGACCGGGGACGGGTTTGTGCGGTTGGCGCTGGAGAGCGTCGCGGGCGGCGGTGGCGAGCCGGGCACGGACACGGATTGGCTGGCGCGGGGGTATGCGACCGTCAGTGCGGTGACGCCGATCTTCGAGACCCCCGACATCCATCTACCCGACCACTAG
- a CDS encoding alpha/beta fold hydrolase, with the protein MGDVRWDALGPAGAPAVVLLHGTPFSSFVWRAVAQALARRHRVFVWDMPGYGTSEKFDGQDVSLAAQGALFAELLQEWRLTEPTVVAHDFGGVVALRARLLHQARYRRLALVDPVALRPWGSPFFRLVAEHAEVFEQLPPALHEALVREYISSASARGLLPQVADQLAAPWVGEVGQPAFYRQIAQADQRFTDEVQDRYGELEMPVLVCWGTADTWIPVAKADELATRIPGAQVRLIEGAGHLVQEDAPAELTAVLVEFLRD; encoded by the coding sequence GTGGGCGATGTCCGCTGGGACGCGCTGGGGCCGGCGGGGGCGCCGGCGGTGGTGTTGCTGCATGGGACTCCGTTCTCGTCGTTCGTGTGGCGGGCGGTGGCGCAGGCGTTGGCGCGGCGGCATCGGGTGTTTGTGTGGGACATGCCCGGCTACGGCACCTCGGAGAAGTTCGACGGCCAGGATGTGTCGTTGGCCGCGCAGGGCGCGCTCTTCGCAGAGCTGTTGCAGGAGTGGCGGCTGACCGAGCCGACGGTGGTGGCCCACGATTTCGGTGGGGTGGTGGCGCTGCGGGCCCGGTTGCTGCATCAGGCCCGGTATCGCCGGTTGGCGTTGGTGGATCCGGTGGCGCTGCGGCCGTGGGGGTCGCCGTTCTTCCGGTTGGTGGCCGAGCACGCCGAGGTTTTCGAGCAGTTGCCGCCGGCGTTGCACGAGGCGCTGGTGCGTGAGTACATCAGCTCCGCCAGCGCCCGTGGTCTGTTGCCGCAGGTGGCCGATCAGCTGGCGGCGCCGTGGGTGGGGGAGGTCGGGCAGCCGGCGTTCTATCGGCAGATCGCCCAGGCCGATCAGCGGTTCACCGATGAGGTTCAGGACCGGTACGGCGAGCTGGAGATGCCGGTGTTGGTGTGTTGGGGGACGGCCGATACTTGGATTCCGGTGGCGAAGGCCGACGAGTTGGCGACCCGGATCCCGGGGGCGCAGGTGCGGTTGATCGAGGGCGCCGGGCATCTGGTGCAGGAGGATGCGCCGGCGGAGTTGACCGCGGTGTTGGTGGAGTTTCTCCGCGATTGA
- a CDS encoding SDR family oxidoreductase gives MDQITVVTGGSRGIGAAIVRRLAAAGHDVVFTYRRDAAAAAVVEAEVGAVGRRCLAVAADVSVEADVERLFDLVVSRLGVPTGLVNNAGVTSPVGSFVDLATADLRRVVEVNLVGAMFCARRAAWEMGTDRGGRGGAIVNVSSAAATLGSPGEYVHYAAAKAGVEALTVGLAKELAPVGVRVNAVAPGIVDTELHARESGEPGRVARVAPSVPLGRAGEPAEVAGPVCWLLGPDASYTTGAVLRVAGGR, from the coding sequence GTGGACCAGATTACCGTGGTTACCGGTGGCAGTCGGGGGATCGGCGCGGCGATTGTTCGTCGGCTGGCGGCGGCGGGGCATGATGTGGTGTTCACCTACCGGCGGGACGCTGCGGCGGCTGCGGTGGTCGAGGCCGAGGTCGGCGCGGTTGGCCGTCGGTGTCTGGCGGTGGCGGCGGATGTGTCGGTCGAGGCCGATGTCGAGCGGCTCTTCGACCTGGTCGTGAGCCGGCTGGGGGTGCCGACCGGGTTGGTCAACAATGCCGGGGTAACCAGCCCAGTGGGGTCGTTTGTGGATCTAGCTACGGCTGATCTGCGGCGGGTGGTGGAGGTCAACCTGGTTGGGGCGATGTTCTGCGCCCGGCGCGCGGCCTGGGAGATGGGGACCGACCGGGGTGGGCGTGGTGGGGCGATCGTCAACGTGTCGTCGGCGGCGGCGACGTTGGGCAGCCCGGGCGAGTATGTCCATTACGCGGCCGCGAAGGCGGGCGTGGAGGCGCTGACGGTCGGGTTGGCGAAGGAGCTGGCCCCGGTTGGGGTGCGGGTCAATGCGGTCGCTCCGGGGATCGTCGATACGGAGCTGCATGCTCGGGAGTCGGGCGAGCCCGGCCGGGTCGCGCGGGTGGCGCCGTCGGTGCCGTTGGGTCGGGCCGGTGAGCCGGCTGAGGTGGCTGGTCCGGTCTGTTGGTTGCTCGGGCCGGATGCCTCGTATACCACCGGGGCAGTGTTGCGGGTAGCTGGTGGCCGGTGA
- a CDS encoding uridine kinase produces MTAQARPRTPAALIDELADRIAATRPGQRLRVAIDGAPAAEPDALADALIDPVRVRGRDARVIRTDDFLRPASLRLELGRTNPDSFYERWLDDSGLRREVLSRLGPDGDGEILPTLWDAHTDRATRAAYQPVPAGGVVLVSGALLLGGLPFDLTIHLALSAAALARRTAPDQQWTLPAYARYEAEVGPDHIADVVVRADDPRHPAIMYPA; encoded by the coding sequence TTGACAGCGCAGGCCCGACCACGGACGCCGGCAGCGCTGATCGACGAACTCGCCGACCGGATCGCCGCCACCCGACCCGGCCAACGACTACGGGTCGCCATCGACGGTGCCCCCGCCGCCGAACCGGACGCGCTCGCCGACGCGCTGATCGACCCGGTACGGGTACGGGGCCGCGACGCCCGGGTGATCCGCACCGACGACTTCCTCCGGCCCGCGTCGCTCCGGCTCGAACTGGGACGCACCAACCCGGACAGCTTCTACGAACGGTGGCTCGACGACAGCGGCCTGCGCCGCGAGGTACTGTCCCGACTGGGCCCCGACGGCGACGGTGAGATCCTGCCGACGCTGTGGGACGCCCACACCGACCGGGCCACCCGCGCCGCCTACCAGCCGGTCCCGGCAGGCGGGGTGGTGCTGGTCAGCGGCGCCCTGCTGCTCGGCGGGCTGCCCTTCGACCTCACCATCCACCTCGCCCTGTCGGCCGCGGCGTTGGCCCGCCGAACCGCACCCGACCAGCAGTGGACGCTGCCCGCGTACGCCCGATACGAGGCCGAGGTCGGCCCCGACCACATCGCCGACGTCGTTGTCCGCGCCGACGACCCCCGGCACCCCGCGATCATGTATCCGGCCTGA
- a CDS encoding phosphotransferase family protein produces MDVMTARGGNRLRWPNLPAALRARVEAALGSPVRTAENRDTGFSPGLASVLALADGRSVFAKAVSRSRNADSYRMHRREAEVLAQLPPTVPAPRLLWSDVDDEWVTIVVEAVAGTVPRLPWCQTELRSFVSVAERLVVALTPSPVPAEPIQQTFAEAFSGWRTLAGAPESTVGLDPWVCRHLERLAALEAEWPAAATGTSLLHGDLRGDNVLLTADRGAVVVDWPSVCVGAGWVDLVCALPSIAMQGGGDPEAVLAGFRPAHGVPPEAITAVAVAVTGLFLYSSRQPPPLALPRLRGFQAAQAEAGLTWLRRRLGSQLGRQEMSP; encoded by the coding sequence ATGGACGTGATGACAGCGCGTGGCGGCAACCGGTTGCGCTGGCCCAACCTGCCGGCCGCCCTGCGCGCCCGGGTCGAAGCGGCGCTCGGGTCGCCGGTACGCACTGCCGAGAACCGCGACACCGGCTTCTCCCCCGGCCTCGCCTCGGTGCTCGCGCTCGCCGATGGCCGGTCGGTCTTCGCCAAAGCGGTCTCCCGCAGCCGCAACGCGGACAGCTACCGCATGCACCGCCGGGAGGCTGAGGTGCTTGCCCAGCTGCCACCGACCGTACCCGCGCCCCGGCTGCTGTGGTCCGACGTCGACGACGAGTGGGTGACGATCGTGGTCGAGGCGGTCGCCGGCACGGTCCCCCGATTGCCATGGTGCCAAACCGAGCTGCGCAGCTTCGTGTCGGTCGCCGAGCGGCTGGTGGTTGCGCTGACCCCGTCTCCGGTGCCGGCGGAGCCGATCCAGCAGACCTTCGCCGAAGCGTTCAGCGGTTGGCGCACGCTGGCCGGAGCGCCGGAGTCGACCGTCGGGTTGGACCCGTGGGTGTGTCGCCACCTGGAGCGGCTAGCCGCGTTGGAGGCCGAGTGGCCTGCGGCGGCTACCGGCACCTCACTGTTGCATGGCGACCTGCGCGGCGACAATGTGCTGCTCACGGCGGACCGGGGGGCGGTCGTCGTGGACTGGCCGAGCGTCTGCGTCGGCGCCGGCTGGGTCGATCTGGTGTGCGCGCTGCCGAGCATCGCCATGCAGGGCGGTGGTGACCCCGAGGCGGTCCTCGCCGGGTTCCGACCAGCGCACGGGGTGCCACCGGAGGCGATCACCGCGGTGGCGGTGGCGGTCACCGGGCTATTTCTGTACAGCTCTCGGCAACCCCCGCCGCTGGCGCTCCCCCGGCTGCGTGGGTTTCAGGCGGCGCAGGCCGAGGCCGGGTTGACTTGGCTGAGGCGCCGGCTGGGCAGCCAACTGGGCCGCCAGGAGATGAGTCCGTAG
- a CDS encoding DUF502 domain-containing protein: MRRLNLQRYLITGVLLLLPLWLTYLVLRFVFTTLAGISAPLVRAVADLPEWALLLVSGVLTLLLLYLLGWFGSWVFGRRLIHYFDSLVTRIPLVQSIYGGAKKLLNVLQSSPDQAQRVVLVEFPHPGMKAVGLVTRVLTDQVTGEQYAAVYVPTTPNPTSGFLELVPLDRVHPSDMSLDEAMTFIISGGAINPQRFTPADTGQAAPDPRPAT, from the coding sequence ATGCGTCGACTCAACCTCCAGCGGTACCTGATCACCGGTGTCCTGCTGCTCCTGCCGTTGTGGCTCACCTACCTCGTGCTCCGCTTCGTATTCACCACACTCGCCGGCATCTCCGCTCCCCTGGTGCGGGCCGTGGCTGACCTTCCGGAGTGGGCGCTGCTGCTGGTCAGCGGGGTCCTCACGCTGCTGCTGCTGTATCTGTTGGGCTGGTTCGGCAGCTGGGTCTTCGGCCGCCGCCTGATCCACTACTTCGACTCGCTGGTAACCCGGATTCCGCTGGTCCAGAGCATCTACGGCGGCGCCAAGAAACTGCTCAACGTCCTGCAGAGCAGCCCCGACCAGGCCCAACGGGTGGTGCTGGTGGAGTTCCCGCACCCGGGGATGAAGGCGGTCGGCCTGGTCACCCGGGTCCTCACCGACCAGGTCACCGGCGAGCAGTACGCCGCGGTGTACGTTCCGACGACTCCGAACCCGACCTCCGGCTTCCTGGAGCTGGTGCCGCTGGACCGGGTGCACCCCAGTGACATGAGCCTGGACGAGGCCATGACCTTCATCATCTCCGGCGGCGCGATCAATCCGCAGCGGTTCACCCCGGCGGACACCGGCCAGGCTGCCCCCGATCCGCGGCCGGCGACCTGA
- a CDS encoding PhoX family protein encodes MSQGAVPQAAAGFDRRTLLRTAAASGAMVVGFGALDGLVKAASAAPGASQVGLGEGGYGELRPLTRRDQVTGYQQELLLPEGFDFTIFGLAGTVMDDGHMTPLGHDGMAAFRGPNGSYRLVRNHEERSGAGSVTPSGNPADRYDQRGGGGTSTLQVRFDNGELTVERIWTSLAGTIVNCAGGPTPWGTWLSCEETTAGPGGGWQEPHGYVFEVAASANEPVAPRPLPALGRFVHEAVAVDRATGIVYLTEDRGTSGFYRFIPERRGDLTEGRLQMLKVVGVEGYDTRTGQEQGVGLPVEWVDIADPDPADAESNSLAVYQQGLAQGGATFARLEGAWAGNQAIYIVSTNGGEIGEGQIWEYRPHRSPLRGEGTLSLVYESFDRAVMSFPDNLTVSPHGSLLVCEDTSRSNPQLIGVTLDGGTFPFCVDPTTHSEWCGATFSHDGQVLFVNMQGSTSGDPANPSNPGMTIAIWGPWQRGVL; translated from the coding sequence GTGTCTCAAGGAGCAGTACCGCAGGCGGCGGCCGGCTTCGACCGCCGTACTCTGCTGCGCACCGCGGCCGCGTCCGGCGCCATGGTGGTCGGATTCGGCGCGCTCGATGGGTTGGTCAAGGCTGCCTCAGCGGCGCCCGGCGCCAGCCAGGTCGGGCTCGGCGAAGGCGGCTACGGTGAGCTGCGCCCGCTCACCCGCCGCGACCAGGTCACCGGGTACCAGCAGGAGCTGCTGCTACCCGAGGGTTTCGACTTCACCATCTTCGGGCTAGCCGGCACCGTTATGGACGACGGCCACATGACCCCGCTGGGCCACGACGGCATGGCGGCCTTCCGCGGCCCGAACGGCAGCTACCGGCTGGTGCGCAATCACGAGGAGCGCTCGGGCGCCGGTTCGGTGACCCCGTCGGGAAACCCGGCCGACCGTTACGACCAGCGCGGCGGCGGCGGCACCAGCACCCTGCAGGTGCGGTTCGACAATGGCGAGCTCACCGTGGAGCGGATCTGGACCTCGCTGGCCGGGACCATCGTCAACTGCGCCGGCGGGCCGACGCCGTGGGGGACCTGGCTCTCCTGTGAGGAGACCACGGCGGGTCCCGGGGGCGGGTGGCAGGAGCCGCACGGCTACGTCTTCGAGGTGGCCGCCTCGGCAAATGAGCCGGTGGCGCCGCGGCCGCTGCCGGCGTTGGGCCGGTTCGTCCACGAGGCGGTGGCGGTGGACCGGGCGACCGGCATCGTCTACCTCACCGAGGACCGCGGGACCTCCGGGTTCTACCGGTTCATCCCGGAGCGCCGGGGGGACCTGACCGAGGGCCGGCTGCAGATGCTCAAGGTCGTCGGTGTCGAGGGCTACGACACCCGCACCGGGCAGGAGCAGGGTGTCGGTTTGCCGGTGGAGTGGGTGGACATCGCCGACCCCGACCCGGCCGACGCCGAGAGCAACTCGCTCGCCGTCTACCAGCAGGGCTTGGCGCAGGGCGGGGCGACCTTCGCCCGGTTGGAGGGCGCCTGGGCCGGCAACCAGGCCATCTACATCGTCTCCACCAACGGCGGCGAGATCGGCGAGGGGCAGATCTGGGAGTACCGGCCGCACCGGTCGCCGCTGCGCGGTGAGGGCACGTTGTCGCTGGTGTATGAGTCGTTCGACCGGGCGGTGATGTCGTTCCCGGACAACCTGACCGTCTCCCCGCACGGCTCGCTGCTGGTGTGCGAGGACACGTCCCGGTCGAACCCGCAGCTGATCGGGGTGACGCTGGATGGCGGCACCTTCCCGTTCTGCGTTGACCCGACCACCCACTCCGAGTGGTGTGGGGCGACCTTCAGCCACGACGGGCAGGTGCTCTTCGTCAACATGCAGGGATCAACCTCCGGCGACCCGGCCAACCCGAGTAACCCGGGGATGACCATCGCGATCTGGGGACCGTGGCAGCGGGGGGTGCTGTAA